From the genome of Devriesea agamarum, one region includes:
- the prcB gene encoding proteasome subunit beta, translating to MTSPMHPSQPGYLRDQADAVPRVPFSSADAYTSTTSSFIDLLAATGGAWGGHFAPISANLPAATGQRATDAITSVPHGTTILACVVPEAVILVGDRRATTGHLIAKDDLRKVFVTDRSTALGIAGTAGIGLDLVRLFRMELEHYEKLEGAELSHDGKAGRLARIVRGYLPTAMQGLSVVPMLVGWDTRQSRGRIHTYDVTGGVYEESPVAAIGSGAQMAKTALRSLGATTPSEAILGCLAALRDVALQDSATVGPRPDVPSHVIICDADGARALDDAKVRPFVEEVLR from the coding sequence GTGACATCTCCGATGCACCCCTCGCAGCCCGGATATCTCAGGGATCAGGCAGACGCCGTACCTCGCGTTCCATTTTCGTCAGCGGATGCGTATACGAGCACCACGTCGTCCTTTATTGACCTGCTCGCAGCGACCGGCGGGGCATGGGGCGGCCATTTCGCTCCGATAAGCGCCAATCTACCTGCGGCGACCGGTCAGCGGGCAACGGACGCGATCACCTCCGTGCCTCACGGAACGACGATCCTCGCCTGTGTGGTCCCGGAGGCTGTGATCCTGGTCGGCGACCGTCGGGCCACCACCGGCCATCTCATCGCTAAAGATGACCTGCGCAAAGTGTTTGTCACCGACCGCAGCACCGCTCTAGGCATCGCCGGAACCGCCGGAATCGGGTTGGATCTGGTTCGCCTCTTTCGGATGGAGCTAGAGCATTACGAAAAGCTGGAAGGAGCCGAGCTGAGCCACGACGGCAAAGCAGGGCGCCTTGCCAGGATTGTGCGCGGATATCTTCCGACCGCAATGCAAGGGCTCTCAGTGGTCCCGATGCTCGTCGGGTGGGATACCCGTCAAAGCCGAGGACGCATTCACACCTACGACGTGACCGGTGGGGTCTACGAGGAATCACCAGTTGCGGCCATTGGTTCCGGGGCCCAAATGGCTAAAACTGCTCTGCGCTCACTCGGTGCCACCACTCCTTCGGAGGCAATCCTTGGATGCTTGGCGGCTCTGCGCGACGTCGCCCTTCAGGACTCCGCCACTGTGGGTCCCAGGCCAGACGTGCCCTCTCACGTGATTATCTGTGACGCCGACGGAGCGCGAGCGTTGGACGACGCCAAAGTTCGCCCGTTCGTTGAGGAGGTTTTACGATGA
- a CDS encoding M50 family metallopeptidase: MSSLRLGSLQLRMSASTLFTVLIVAAMVYPSLLRGTEATKPIALVLALGIALFLILGVFLHELSHALVARVFGHKVREIALNVWGGHTQYEGDDLSPGRSFAISLAGPMANFTLAGLSMIGFNLSSGDLAQAFWWYSILLNVSLGIFNLVPGLPLDGGRMLEAVLWKVLGEQTRATTVAAWCGRAIAALVLITAAARALTDRGEQSMLLVFWGVLIAGILWMGASDALRDARVQTRLDHLSLTPLMRPVVPVPGNLVLDQLPPGPRDRILVVDQERGLAGRLDGGILAQLPKASWQITPVAAVTRPIGPYTVMDQSMHGRPLAEALTRQPSAIYIVTDHDGQWLGAVETSQLNNFIAGSDS; the protein is encoded by the coding sequence ATGTCCTCGCTCCGACTTGGCAGTCTCCAGCTGCGCATGTCGGCATCCACGCTCTTCACTGTTTTGATTGTGGCCGCGATGGTCTATCCGTCTCTGCTGCGGGGGACTGAGGCGACGAAACCGATTGCGCTCGTGCTAGCGCTGGGTATTGCCCTGTTTTTGATTTTGGGTGTCTTCCTGCATGAGCTATCCCACGCACTGGTGGCACGGGTTTTTGGCCATAAGGTGCGCGAGATTGCCTTGAACGTGTGGGGAGGGCATACCCAATACGAAGGTGATGATCTATCGCCGGGCCGTTCTTTTGCGATCTCCCTGGCCGGACCGATGGCGAATTTCACCCTCGCAGGCCTCAGCATGATCGGGTTCAATCTCAGCAGCGGAGACCTTGCCCAAGCGTTTTGGTGGTACTCGATCCTCCTGAATGTTTCACTCGGGATATTTAACCTCGTCCCCGGTCTGCCACTGGACGGTGGGCGCATGCTGGAAGCGGTGCTGTGGAAGGTGCTGGGCGAACAAACCCGGGCCACTACCGTTGCCGCGTGGTGCGGCCGGGCGATTGCCGCGCTCGTGCTGATTACTGCCGCTGCGCGGGCGCTGACAGATCGCGGTGAACAAAGCATGTTATTGGTTTTTTGGGGCGTGCTTATTGCCGGCATTTTGTGGATGGGAGCGAGCGATGCGCTGCGTGACGCACGTGTTCAGACGCGTCTAGATCATTTATCGCTCACTCCGCTCATGCGACCAGTAGTCCCGGTGCCCGGCAACCTCGTGCTTGATCAGCTTCCGCCCGGACCGCGCGACCGAATTCTGGTGGTTGATCAGGAGCGCGGGCTCGCAGGGCGTTTGGATGGTGGCATCCTCGCCCAGCTTCCTAAAGCTTCATGGCAGATAACCCCCGTTGCGGCCGTGACGCGCCCCATCGGTCCTTACACGGTGATGGACCAGAGTATGCACGGTCGCCCCCTGGCGGAGGCATTAACACGTCAGCCTTCAGCGATTTATATAGTCACCGACCACGACGGCCAGTGGCTCGGTGCCGTCGAGACATCGCAACTGAATAACTTTATTGCCGGTTCGGACAGCTGA
- a CDS encoding tRNA (adenine-N1)-methyltransferase, producing MSHDPSTSPETPSEPTASSTLPASLVSASPVPKDTSQKDHDPAFAASTRPRLDRTGPFVLGDKVQLADAKGRMHTITLKENGAFHSHRGVLHHSDLIGAEDGVVVTDSRGTQYQALRPLYSDYTLSMPRGAAIVYPKDSAQIIMWGDIFPGARVLEAGVGSGGLSIALLRAIGDHGCLHSIERREDFAEISALNVETFFGQRPATWHLSVGDFQDDAPRIATEKGRFDRVVLDMLAPWECVDAAADALVPGGVFLAYVATVTQLSRTVEKLRDHGEFTEPHAWESFVRPWHLEGLAVRPEHRMNAHTGFLLTSRRTAPGHPALRRTRRPASGAQDEAELNHPDNDGFGGSTSQWGPEDLGERGVSARKVRRARRDLTQGRDR from the coding sequence ATGTCCCACGATCCTTCGACGTCGCCTGAGACGCCATCCGAGCCGACTGCGTCCTCAACCCTGCCCGCCTCACTTGTGTCCGCTTCGCCTGTGCCCAAGGACACCTCACAGAAGGATCACGACCCTGCCTTCGCTGCGTCCACGCGACCCCGATTAGATCGCACCGGCCCCTTCGTCCTCGGAGACAAAGTACAGCTAGCCGATGCCAAAGGCCGAATGCACACGATCACGTTAAAAGAAAACGGCGCGTTTCATTCGCACCGCGGCGTGCTGCACCACAGCGACCTCATCGGCGCCGAGGATGGCGTGGTCGTCACTGATTCCAGGGGAACGCAGTATCAGGCTTTGCGGCCTCTGTACAGCGATTACACCTTGTCTATGCCGCGCGGCGCAGCCATTGTTTATCCCAAAGATTCTGCTCAGATCATTATGTGGGGCGATATTTTCCCCGGTGCCCGAGTGCTCGAAGCCGGCGTCGGATCCGGTGGCCTCAGCATCGCGTTGCTTCGAGCCATCGGCGATCACGGGTGTCTGCACTCCATTGAACGCCGGGAAGACTTCGCAGAAATTTCTGCCTTGAATGTGGAAACTTTTTTTGGTCAGCGGCCCGCGACATGGCACCTCAGCGTCGGGGACTTCCAGGACGACGCGCCAAGAATTGCGACGGAAAAAGGGCGTTTTGATCGTGTTGTTCTCGACATGCTCGCCCCCTGGGAATGCGTGGATGCAGCCGCCGATGCGCTGGTTCCCGGCGGTGTATTCCTCGCCTACGTCGCCACGGTCACCCAGCTGTCACGAACCGTAGAGAAGCTGCGTGACCACGGCGAATTCACCGAACCCCATGCGTGGGAATCGTTTGTTCGCCCATGGCACCTTGAAGGTTTGGCAGTGCGTCCCGAACACCGGATGAATGCCCATACCGGGTTCTTGCTCACGTCCCGGCGAACAGCCCCCGGGCATCCGGCGCTACGCCGAACTCGCCGTCCGGCGTCTGGAGCTCAGGACGAAGCTGAACTCAACCATCCAGATAATGACGGGTTCGGTGGTTCGACTAGTCAATGGGGCCCCGAAGATCTCGGTGAGCGGGGAGTGTCAGCCCGCAAAGTGCGCCGGGCGCGGCGCGATCTCACCCAGGGAAGGGACCGCTGA
- the prcA gene encoding proteasome subunit alpha, whose protein sequence is MSAPWYVSPEQLTKDRADFARQGIGRGHSVVVASCANAVALIAQNPSTSLHKLGEIHDRLAFAAVGKYHEFEALRVAGIRWADVRAYQYSRADVSGRGLANAFAQTLGEAFTGAVKPLEVEIVLADVGAQPDEDRLYRLSYDGSVAEEQNLVVIGGDVARTRSALQAVYDPSASWGETLSVLARALKESSDSGPMNLEAAILDRSGPGRCFRRIPAAELNERGATHGA, encoded by the coding sequence ATGAGCGCGCCCTGGTATGTCTCCCCGGAACAGCTGACCAAAGACCGCGCAGACTTTGCACGGCAAGGCATAGGACGAGGACACAGCGTTGTCGTGGCTTCCTGTGCCAACGCGGTAGCGCTGATTGCTCAGAATCCATCGACGTCACTGCACAAACTCGGCGAGATCCATGACCGGCTCGCGTTTGCAGCGGTGGGCAAGTATCACGAGTTCGAGGCACTACGCGTTGCCGGTATTCGCTGGGCTGATGTCCGCGCCTATCAGTACTCTCGCGCTGACGTGTCGGGCAGGGGGCTCGCGAATGCTTTCGCCCAAACATTGGGAGAAGCGTTCACCGGTGCGGTCAAGCCACTGGAGGTTGAGATCGTCCTCGCAGACGTGGGGGCACAACCTGATGAGGATCGCCTTTACCGCCTCTCGTATGACGGGTCTGTCGCCGAGGAACAGAACCTGGTGGTGATTGGCGGCGATGTGGCAAGGACCCGCTCCGCGTTGCAAGCCGTCTACGATCCGTCCGCATCGTGGGGAGAGACTTTGTCAGTGCTTGCTCGAGCCCTGAAGGAGTCCTCGGACTCGGGGCCTATGAACCTCGAAGCCGCAATTCTCGATCGGTCCGGGCCCGGTCGATGTTTTCGGCGAATACCGGCTGCTGAACTCAACGAACGTGGAGCCACCCATGGAGCGTAG
- the dop gene encoding depupylase/deamidase Dop → MNTVLRLNTQRVMGIETEFGVLYRDPHRRAQAGASSAIELSHRVVAAYALLVEKCGGRELRSRIRWDYGDENPLRDARGFDISRAAAHPSQLTHDVHDAHVPSIDLDQPLPDDPVPPAGASDADVLDWAVRHAIGNAVLTNGARLYVDHAHPEYSSPEVLSARDGVIWDRAGEHIARSIMERLSTAAGVDAIALYKNNTDGKGASYGTHENYLVDRSVPFEQLTSMLIPFLATRQVMVGSGRVGLGTRGLQPGFQISSRADFFEAEVGLETTLNRPIVNTRDEPHADASRWRRLHVIIGDANTFETATFLKLGATSLVLAAIEAEQATGRTLLPRIDLLDPVEAVHVISHDLSLSAMLPLRHGGSMTALDIQRAYLNAVEAHADLSDQETAAVLTLWREILDGLANDPSSVSDIVEWVAKRDILLAYRQRGGLDWDDARLQAIDLQFGDLDPARGIAAKLRSSGRVRHIVEDRDVEAAVTTPPSSTRAYLRGQLITHHRDSVLSAGWDCITVTMPAHSSLSPEDPHPTAMRLQLADPCAGSAAWCAQRGINPQDPLEKVVSACSGAAEPGPSPVAENL, encoded by the coding sequence ATGAACACCGTGCTACGCCTGAACACCCAGAGGGTGATGGGCATCGAAACAGAGTTCGGTGTGCTGTACCGGGACCCTCATCGCAGGGCTCAGGCGGGAGCATCCAGCGCCATCGAGCTATCCCATCGAGTCGTTGCCGCATATGCGTTGCTGGTCGAAAAATGTGGTGGACGTGAGCTGCGATCACGGATTCGCTGGGATTACGGCGATGAAAACCCGCTGCGTGACGCCCGCGGATTCGATATCTCCCGTGCCGCTGCCCACCCAAGCCAACTCACTCATGATGTCCATGACGCGCACGTTCCCAGCATTGACCTGGACCAGCCGCTTCCCGATGATCCTGTGCCTCCGGCCGGGGCAAGCGACGCCGACGTGCTGGATTGGGCCGTGCGTCATGCCATCGGTAACGCGGTGCTGACTAACGGGGCCCGCCTCTATGTAGATCACGCGCATCCTGAGTATTCCTCACCGGAAGTGCTGAGCGCCCGAGATGGTGTGATCTGGGATCGTGCCGGAGAACATATTGCCCGCTCCATCATGGAACGTTTGAGCACAGCAGCCGGTGTGGACGCCATCGCACTGTACAAAAACAACACCGACGGCAAAGGTGCCTCGTACGGAACACACGAAAATTATCTAGTGGACCGCTCGGTGCCGTTTGAGCAGCTCACATCGATGTTGATCCCCTTCCTGGCCACGCGCCAGGTGATGGTCGGATCGGGCCGAGTTGGGCTTGGCACCCGCGGCCTACAACCGGGCTTCCAGATATCGTCCAGGGCGGATTTTTTTGAAGCAGAGGTCGGCCTGGAAACGACCTTAAATCGTCCGATCGTCAACACCCGCGATGAACCGCACGCTGATGCTTCTCGATGGCGACGACTGCACGTCATCATTGGCGATGCCAATACCTTCGAGACAGCTACTTTCCTAAAGCTGGGTGCAACCAGCCTGGTGCTAGCCGCCATCGAAGCTGAGCAGGCTACGGGGCGCACGCTTCTGCCTCGAATTGACTTATTGGATCCGGTTGAAGCAGTGCACGTGATCAGCCATGATCTTTCACTATCGGCCATGCTTCCATTGCGCCACGGCGGATCCATGACGGCCCTGGATATTCAACGCGCCTATCTCAACGCCGTTGAAGCGCACGCGGATCTCAGCGACCAAGAGACTGCTGCCGTGCTCACCCTATGGCGGGAAATCCTGGACGGTTTAGCGAATGATCCTTCCAGCGTCTCCGACATCGTCGAATGGGTTGCCAAACGAGATATCTTGCTCGCCTACCGTCAGCGAGGGGGCCTGGACTGGGACGATGCACGACTTCAAGCCATCGATCTGCAATTTGGCGATCTTGACCCTGCGCGCGGGATTGCCGCTAAATTGCGCAGTTCCGGTCGTGTTCGCCACATCGTTGAGGATCGTGACGTGGAGGCTGCCGTCACCACTCCACCTTCATCTACCCGGGCCTATTTGCGCGGTCAATTGATTACCCATCATCGAGATTCGGTGCTTTCCGCGGGCTGGGATTGCATCACGGTCACAATGCCAGCCCATTCGTCACTCTCGCCCGAGGATCCGCATCCCACCGCCATGCGGTTGCAGCTGGCTGATCCCTGTGCCGGTTCAGCAGCCTGGTGCGCGCAGCGCGGTATCAATCCGCAGGACCCGCTAGAGAAGGTGGTCTCGGCGTGCTCAGGTGCTGCGGAGCCCGGACCTAGCCCAGTTGCGGAGAACCTCTGA
- a CDS encoding ubiquitin-like protein Pup: protein MSQIFVTPGSRGDDHDEVTDAVAPAGQTHAQTQATDDLLDEIDQVLESNADTFVRSFVQKGGQ from the coding sequence ATGTCTCAAATTTTTGTCACGCCCGGATCGCGCGGGGATGACCACGACGAGGTTACCGATGCCGTTGCGCCAGCGGGGCAAACCCACGCCCAGACCCAGGCAACTGACGATCTGCTCGATGAAATTGACCAGGTTCTTGAGTCCAATGCGGACACCTTCGTCCGTTCTTTCGTGCAAAAGGGTGGACAGTGA
- the arc gene encoding proteasome ATPase, translated as MADPGAVPGVTPNGSTRPEQPAANRRASEATHHAAPTFHELRQDLARLAAQNDRLTASLRSARAQIVQLKSDIERISGVPNSYATFLSLADGTTIDVLHNGRKMRVATSPDLRLSELQQGQEVMLNENLAAVAARPCGRTGQIVPVVDALPDGRVVVQSHADEQRVLDRAAQLHDAALHPGDQVLVDLKSGLLLERVERSEIADLVLEQVPSTSFADIGGLGDQIEAIRDAVELPFLHQDLFREHGLRPPKGVLLYGPPGCGKTMIAQAVAHELAVRVAESEGKDAAVALAASYFLNVKGPELLNKYVGETERSIRLVFERAREKASAGYPVVVFFDEMESLFRTRGTGVSSDVENTIVPQLLAEIDGVERLDNVIVIGASNREDMIDPAILRPGRLDVKIRIRRPDAQAAREILDLHLGQSVPVIGDRAVLLNDTVDAIYAQGEKTAYVEIIYTGGEREVLHYRDFVSGAMLRNIIDRAKKAAVKSYLSDGHRGITRHHLLAAVDAEFDENEDLPSSAHPEDWARISGRRGRRVDQVRPLRQERNHSLRREQV; from the coding sequence ATGGCCGATCCCGGTGCAGTTCCCGGTGTCACGCCCAATGGTTCGACCCGACCAGAGCAGCCCGCAGCCAATCGCCGCGCGAGTGAGGCCACACATCATGCAGCCCCGACCTTCCATGAACTGCGGCAGGATCTTGCCCGTTTAGCCGCGCAAAATGATCGACTCACCGCATCTTTACGCAGTGCGCGAGCTCAAATCGTGCAGCTGAAAAGCGATATTGAACGCATATCTGGAGTGCCCAATAGTTATGCCACATTTCTATCGTTAGCTGACGGCACCACGATCGATGTTCTGCACAATGGTCGCAAAATGCGGGTGGCAACTTCTCCTGATTTAAGACTCAGTGAGCTGCAGCAGGGACAGGAGGTCATGCTCAACGAAAACCTCGCCGCCGTCGCAGCCCGTCCATGTGGTCGAACCGGTCAGATCGTTCCGGTTGTGGACGCCTTACCTGATGGACGGGTCGTCGTGCAGTCCCATGCCGATGAACAGCGGGTTCTTGATCGCGCCGCGCAACTGCACGACGCGGCCCTCCATCCGGGCGACCAAGTTTTAGTTGACCTGAAGTCCGGATTGTTGCTGGAACGCGTGGAACGATCCGAGATAGCAGATCTTGTGCTGGAGCAGGTGCCGTCGACCTCCTTTGCCGATATTGGCGGTCTCGGGGACCAGATTGAAGCCATTAGAGACGCCGTCGAATTACCTTTCCTGCATCAGGATTTATTCCGTGAACACGGCCTGCGACCGCCCAAAGGTGTATTGCTTTACGGCCCTCCTGGGTGCGGTAAAACCATGATTGCTCAAGCCGTGGCTCATGAATTGGCTGTGCGCGTGGCGGAAAGCGAAGGCAAAGACGCGGCTGTGGCGTTAGCTGCCAGCTATTTCCTCAACGTGAAAGGCCCGGAGCTGCTCAATAAATACGTGGGGGAGACTGAGCGTTCCATTCGACTGGTTTTTGAACGGGCCCGTGAGAAAGCCAGTGCCGGATATCCCGTGGTGGTGTTCTTCGATGAAATGGAATCGCTGTTCCGCACCCGAGGCACCGGAGTGTCCTCCGACGTCGAGAATACGATCGTCCCTCAGCTGCTCGCAGAAATAGACGGCGTTGAACGACTGGATAACGTGATCGTGATCGGAGCCTCAAACCGCGAGGACATGATCGATCCGGCGATTCTTCGGCCAGGTCGTTTGGACGTGAAAATCCGGATCAGACGGCCTGATGCTCAGGCCGCCCGCGAAATCCTCGACCTGCACCTCGGGCAGAGCGTCCCGGTGATCGGTGACCGAGCGGTGCTGCTCAACGACACCGTCGATGCGATATATGCCCAAGGGGAAAAAACCGCCTACGTAGAGATCATCTACACCGGTGGGGAGCGCGAAGTTCTTCACTACCGCGACTTTGTCTCCGGTGCGATGCTACGCAACATCATCGACCGAGCTAAAAAAGCAGCGGTAAAGTCCTATCTGTCCGATGGACATCGCGGAATTACACGGCATCATCTTCTGGCTGCGGTGGACGCAGAGTTCGACGAAAATGAGGACCTTCCCTCCTCAGCGCACCCTGAGGATTGGGCGCGCATTTCCGGTCGCCGAGGCCGACGCGTTGACCAAGTACGTCCGCTGCGACAGGAACGGAACCATTCGTTGCGAAGGGAACAGGTATGA